The following nucleotide sequence is from Raphanus sativus cultivar WK10039 unplaced genomic scaffold, ASM80110v3 Scaffold0132, whole genome shotgun sequence.
ttttaatttttggtggcattaaaaaaaatgttattggtTTCATGCCTTAAATTGAAAATGAAGACAATTTAAATAGAAGTTCGTTAGTCTTATGAGTCGCGAGAGCTATGGATCGATGCGGTATCCGAAAGACTTTCCGGTTTTATTTTCGGTTTTGATCTGAAAACTTTAATTGGGGCAATACATATACGCAACGTCCATCGGTACATATCAATACCTAAAAATAATCTAAAGCGACTTGGCATAAACAACTTTTTTACAGAAAATAGACCTTTGACTTCGCGTCGAGGTTTTAGAAGGTGAACTGGTCCTTTATTAcacttatatatatagagtGAGTTAAGAGTTGTCAATGTCCTCTTTTCAGTCGATGGTCCGATCTCAACTTGCTTCCACCAATTTTTgctttaaaaatattgtataaccCTATGTGAATGTGAGCACTTCTAATGACTTTGGCATGACACAGACTTATCCTTAGGGGACTAGCTATACCAAAAAGATTCCTTATACTTATTGAAAGCGTTTTAAATTCTATTTAGCATAAGAATCTCAAACCCTTACTTTcatcaaatattatttcaaGAGAACGGCTGTTCCATTCTATATCGCCAAGTTAAATTCCAGTGAAGTGAATGATGATAATGCGAAATGGGTTCATGCAACGTCATACTAACAAAAGGAGAAAATTATAGAAGAAATTGAGGTATGGAATGGACTAAACTACTTTCTAATCTTATATACTGTTGAGATAAGCTTGAAATAGCTTGGAGATAAAGCTATCTATTTCCTACCGAGTTATGGAATAGGAAATAGTAAAGTCCTTGATGTTTAGGAGTTATTTAAACATCCTTTAGTTATTGTGTTTAGGACTTATAGTGTGTATAAATAGAGACACCAATGTGAGGTGATAGTTAAGAGTTTTGTGATTGAGAGCTTTAGTTTTTGAGTCAGTTTTCTAAAGCAATAAAGAAGAGTTATTTCTTTACATTGAGTTCTTGAATTCTACacgtggtatcagagcctgcaGAGAATAATGGGAGAAATCGTAACCTCCTCTGAGACTATGAAAAACGTCGGAGGATCAAACGCAATCAAATGCCCAATGCtgaataatactaattatacaGTTTGGAGCATTCGGATGAAACTGGCATTGGAAGTACATAAGGTTTGGGAAGTTATAGAaggagaagacatagcagaggAAGATAAAAAGATCAAGACAGAGAAAAATTCCATGGCAAAGGCATTACTATTTCAATCTATACCAGAAGCCATGATATTACAGCTCGGAGGACTTGATACAGCTAAGAAAGTTTGGGAAGCGATCAAGGCACGGCATGTAGGAGCAGAAAGAGTCAAAGAAGCAAGATTGTGTACCCTAATGTCTGAGTTTGACCGACTAAGAATGAAAGACGACGAGACAATCGACGACTTTAGTGGCAAACTCTCAGAGATATCATCAAAATCATCTGCACTAGGAGTAATTATCGAGGAACCCAAACTCGTGAAGAAATTCTTATCTAGTCTCCCGCGAAAAAAATACATTCACATGGTGGCGTCTCTCGAACAGATGTTGGACTTAAACAAAACCAGTTACGAAGACATTATAGGCAGAATGAAGGCGTATGAGGAGCGTATTCGAGATGAAGAGGAACCACACGAAGACCAAACCAAACTTATGTACACGAGCAATGATGGGCAACAACGAACACAAGATCAACAACGAGACTATGGGAGAGAAAATAATAGAGAGTACAATCGAGACTACAACAGAGACTCAAGGAACAGAGGACGAGGGGGACGTTCCTATTATAACAGAGGACGAGGAAGAGGCCGTAGTACATGGACAAGAGATGCGAGCAATATAACATGTTACCGATGTGATAAAACCGGCCATTACGCAAGTGATTGCCCAGACCGCCTGTTGAAACTACAAGAAACTCAAGAGAATAACAGTGAGACTCATAATGCTGATGAACTTATGTTACACGAGGAGGTCTACCTTAATGAGAAGAACTGTGTACCAGAGAAAATTGATGCAAACGAGACAAGACAGGATATGTGGTACCTAGATAACGGAGCAAGCAATCATATGACAGGTGATAGGAGATACTTCTCAGTACTAGATAGTACAATCACAGGGAAGGTGCGATTTGGAGACGACTCAAGGATTAACATCAAAGGCAAAGGAACTATAAGCTTCACAGACATGAATGGGGAACCTAGAAAGATGACTGATGTGTATTATATACCGGATCTACGAAGTAATATAATCAGCCTAGGGCAAGCAACTGAAGCTGGCTGTGAAATAAAGCTTAAAGATGATCATCTTACTATGCACGATCAACAAGGAAAGCTTCTAGTTCGAGCACAAAGAGGAAGAAACCGTCTTTATAAGGTCCGAATGGGAGTGAGAGATACCGAGCAAACATACTTAGCGGAGATAAACGAGTCAAATAGGTGGCATGCAAGGTTGGGGCATGTGAATCTCACGACAATGAAGGCAATGATTCAAAAGGAATTGGTAACAGGTGTACCAAACATAAACGTCATTAGTGAAGTTTGCTCTTCTTGTATGCTTGGCAAACAAGCCAGACACTCGTTTCCACAATCTACGACCTATAGAGCAACTAAAATACTCCAACTCGTGCACGGAGATCTTTGTGGTCCGATAACTCCAAGTACAGCAGGAGGAAGcagatatatttttgtgataattGATGACTATTCAAGATATATGTGGACTATCTTGTTGAAGGAAAAGAGTGAAGCATTCCACAAGTTCAAAAAGCTGAGAGAAGTAATAGAAAAGGAGACAGGAGAGAAGATAATAATCTTTAGAACAGATAGAGGTGGAGAATTCGTGTCCAAAGAGTTCAATGAGTACTGTGAGCTTGCCGGAATCAAGAGACATCTTACGGCCCCTTACACTCCGCAGCAGAACGGAGTGGTTGAGAGAAAGAACCGGACTTTGATGGAGATGACGAGGAGTATGCTGAAACATATGCATATGCCTAACTACCTGTGGGGAGAAGCAATACGTCACGCCACCTATCTGATAAATCGAATCACGACAAGGGCATTGCAAGACATGACTCCATATGAGGTTTTTCGTGGAAAGAAACCAAACATTACTCACCTTCGCATCTTCGGCTGCATTGGGTATGCCAGAATAGTGAAGCCTCATCTAAGAAAGCTGGATGATAGATCACGAATACTTGTCCACCTTGGAACAGAACCGGGATCAAAAGCATATCGTATGTTGAATCCAGAAAACCGCAGAATACTCGTAAGTCGAGATGTTGTGTTTGATGAAACAAAAGGTTGGAATTGGagtgaagatggaaaagagTTAAAGGGAGATTTTGTAGTAGACTTgggagagtttgggaatcatGGAGTTCAGGAATTGGCAAGGGAAATTGGCTCACGTCAAGACGAGAAACAGAGTGAAACAGAGAATCAAATACAGAGTGAAACAGAGCATGGAAAACAGAGTACAATAGAGGCGAAATCATGCGAGCTTCATGTTCCCGTGACAGAAGATGGAGTGATGGAACTAAGAAGAAGTGAGAGACAGAGTGTAAAGCCTAAATATCTTGAAGACTACGTCATGgttgcagaagaagaaggagagctACTGCTGTTAGGTTTGAACAATGAACCGATCAACTTTAATGAAGCAAGCGAACGAGAGGAGTGGATAGCAGCCTGCAAAGATGAGATAGCAAGCATAGAGAAGAACAGAGTATGGGACTTAGTTGATCTCCCGTATGGAATAAAACCAATTGGTTTGCGTTGGATCTTTAAGATTAAACGTAATTCAGATGGATCGATCAACAAGTTTAAGGCCCGCTTGGTTGCAAAAGGATACGTTCAGCAATATGGAATAGATTTTGAGGAAGTGTTCGCGCCTGTGGCACGACTTGAGACTGTGAGATTGCTTGTAGGAATGGCAGCGTCAAGAGGATGGGGAGTACATCACCTTGATGTTAAAACCGCTTTCTTGCATGGAGAATTAAAAGAGACGGTGTATGTAACACAACCAGAGGGCTTTGAGGTAAAAGGAAGTGAGAAGAAGGTGTATAAGCTTAACAAAGCGTTGTATGGTTTGCGACAGGCACCAAGGGCTTGGAACCATAAACTAAATCAGATACTACTTGAGCTTGGATTTCACAAGTGTTCTAAAGAACCTTCTGTCTATAGAAAGAATGTGAGTACACATCTACTAGTGATCGCAGTATACGTAGACGACTTGTTTGTTACAGGATCATGTGAAGATGTCATTGAAGAATTTAAGGTCAAGATGGCGTCTAAGTTTGATATGAGTAATCTTGGTAGACTTAGCTATTATCTTGGGATAGAAGTTAAGCAATTTGATGGCGGAATAACATTGACCAGACAAGGTATGCGATGAAGATCCTTGAAGAAAGTGGGATGAAGGAATGCAATATGACACATACACCTATGGAGGCAGGACTGAAGTTATGTCGAGCAGACAAGGAAGAAGACATAGATGCTACACGATATCGGAGGATCGTGGGATGCCTTAGATATCTACTTCACACAAGACCTGACTTGTCTTATGTGGTCGGAGTTCTGAGTCGCTATATGTCACGACCAAAGGTATCGCACGGGTTAGCAATGAAGCACTGCTTGAGATATCTTAAAGGTTCTATAGGTCTTGGACTAATTTACAGGAGGTCCACGCCAAACATACCGAGACTTTTGGGTTACAGTGACTCGTCATACAATACAGATTTAGATGACGGGAAGAGTATCACGGGTCACATATTCTACTTAAACGACAGCATGATCACTTGGTGTTCACAGAAACAAGAAATAGTTGCACTTTCTTCATGTGAGGCTGAGTTTATGGCAGGTACAGAGGCGGCTAAACAGGCCATATGGTTACAAGAGTTGCTTGGAGAAATCTTGGAGGAGCCAATCGTGAAGGTAACCATACGGATTGATAATCAATCTGCCATTGCTCTTACAAGGAATCCAGTATTTCACGGGAGAAGCAAACACATACACTCAAGGTTTCACTTTATAAGAGAGAGTGTTGAGAAGGGGCTAGTCAACGTGGAACACATCGCAGGAAGCCAACAGAAAGCGGATATTCTAACTAAAGCATTAGGAAGAATTAAATTCAAGGAGATGAAGGAGCTCATTGGTATACATGAAGTGTCAAGAAATGATTTCAAGCTTAAGGAGGAGAATGTTGAGATAAGCTTGAAATAGCTTGGAGATAAAGCTATCTATTTCCTACCGAGTTATGGAATAGGAAATAGTAAAGTCCTTGGtgtttaggagttatctaaacATCCTTTAGTTATTGTGTTTAGGACTTATAGTGTGTATAAATAGAGACACCAATGTGAGGTGATAGTTAAGAGTTTTGTGATTGAGAGCTTTAGTTTTTGAGTCAGTTTTCTAAAGCAATAAAGAAGAGTTATTTCTTTACATTGAGTTCTTGAATTCTACATATACTAATAAAACTTCGGTAAATATAACATTCCAAATGTCTAAATAAGATTTAAAACAccaataaaacatattaaatcaaCAGTTTAGTTAATCAATCTAAAATCTAATAGAAACATGTTATACATCAAAAGGAAAAGACAATCTATCACTAACTCAAGTGATTTGTTTTCTGAGGTGTGAACAACAAAGGAGTACGTGGTGAACCGGTTTAGATCCATGACTGATCCCTAACAAGCCTCGTCTGGTTGTAACGTTTCATAACTACCAGTCTATCACTACTTCCTATAACTCTTGAAACGGATTATACTCTTTGAATTGATCGCCGATGACCGCCTAATGGGTTAGAGACACGGTTGATTGGTctattgaaaatttgaaatggGTTAAGTAAAATAAATGCCTAGCTAGTTTTTTATAGACAATTGTTTTTAGTTTCTGCCTAAATTtcattaacataaaaattgattattaatataaatcacTGCAGACAccaaaataaaagaatcaaatttaagaaaatcatAATTGTTgaattcttttaaattttatgagaTAACACGCAAGATACTCGAATTAACATGAGCTACGAGACTAAGAAAATTAACTCTTCCAAACTAATAGAAGTCGAACTGAAACCTAACCAAGAGTATACTGTTTATATTATTCTATATAAATTCTTTCAGCTAAAACTAATTTCCGagctttagtcaaaaaaaaaaaaactaatttccGAGAGGTGAGGGGGGGGGACCGGAAACTCAAACCAATTTCCCAACCAAAATGAATCAAGTATGACATGAAATAAAATGTCATATGTTATGGAATATGTCCTACCTGGTACCATGTAGGGGACAGTGTTCCAAATTCTTGAATCAAATGAAAATTAGCCACAAagacaaaattataaatttatattgtttaaaaaagaacattatacatttgtattgaaccaatatatattcatgattcgaagcatataatttgattggtcCATCATATTGCGGCCATATCTTCAACCTTGGTATAAATCCACATATAATTAGACCTCATCAAACTTTGAAACTTCTGTATATAAAAAGACACTTTCAATCACTTTACAGAACATGTGATATGAACCaatgaaaaaaattagatttcGAGTTCTCTTTCTATTATATGTATAATACAGTATGAATTCAAAACCAAGTTCCTTTTCCATCATTGACACTACAAAAAGTCTTCAACAAATATATATCCGCATTTCATCAGTCACAAATCTTTATaatgtaagaaaaataataagataCTTAAGGAACTGTAGCTACGTACTTTTATCAGCTATAGGTATAGAGTAAGACTGCGACGGCTATAGAGTGTTAGATAGTTAGAACCCTACGAAGCACGTGATGAGTTAGTTGGTCAGAACCATACTGTAACACTATTATGCTAGTTATCGTTTCATTGGCTATTAATATTATTGCGACAGCTACTTCCATTAGGCTGTACGCAATGGGTTGAATAATCTGGTGAAAGTTTCGTCTGAAtactgtgatttttttttctgcaacAGGTCTGAATACTGTGATAACACATAGTATCTACAGTTCCATAGAagaatgtaaaagaaaaattgcAAAATTAACGAAACGAATGGCTACACGGCTTTTCAAAGCATACTTTAGTATATGCTCTACGCATTCTTGTATTAACTCAAAAGGGGTCTAAAACCTAAACTTTATCTTCTTTGCAGTTGAAGTTTAATTTCcagttgaatatttttttaactttacaatatcaaaaaaaaatataacatgtgtGTGCGCGCAAGCAAATAAACGTTTGTGGAACAAGATGTATGGAATAGGTATAAGTATTGCCTATTGTGGTGTTTATATTGCAAGTGACTCGTGGTCGTGGGTACGCTTTAAGCATGGGAGTGGCTTACCACTCCTGTCTACAAGCTCGAGCGATCGAGCACACACAACAAATTCAACAACAAGGACAAAACATCTATTTCCTCacctaaaaaaaaatctattgcCTATTGTGTGGCGTACGCACAACTTTTTTTGACACGTTGGTTAAACACAATTCTGCGATCCGGTAAAAACGATACACAAAGCGATGGCGCTTCAATGTTGGACACTTCTCCCAGTTCTCCGTTCAGAGAATCAAAGGTTATAAATTTTTCTAATAAGGCTTTCTTAGGTCTTGAGACGATGACATATCGTCGAAGAGACTGCATTTTCCTACAAGACAATTCGTCGAGGACACGGTGTATATGGGCGTCTCATTCCGCAACCCATTCCGGATACGTTCTATATCAAAAAGTAACCTATTATTTCGTTATGTTTATGGTCCTCTACCTTCTTCCTTCATCTACTTTTTGATGATTGCTACCTCTATGGTCTTTTAGGTTTAGGTCCAGGACCTATTAAATCATTACGTTATAGTATGCAACTAGCTAGTCCACCCATATTCACTTTTCAAGACAAAGACTAGCAATCATTAAGCGCAATTCTGATACAGCTGATATTTACATTTGTTTCTCATCTAAACGTCAACATCgtaccaaattttattttattttatttctcagaCGAGTTTCGGTTAAAGAAAATCCGGTTTACCAGAAGAAAACAGCAGGACTAATCATCAAAACTGGAAATGATATGCTTTTTGAAGCATTATTATTAGTACCTTGTGTTATACATTTACCTCTACATAAATCATGTATTGGTATATCTACAACATTAcgaatgtaatatatttttttattattatttcaagTTCCCGTAAAAGAAATCGATCGTTTAACCGGTAAGGACCACTCCGACTTTAAGGTCTGAATCGTCTAGCTTCTCTACTCAAAGCGGGAACTCTTTCTGCAAGAGATCCAGATTCCTTGCCTCACAAGCTTCGATTAGGTCATGTCTTGACGCACAGCTACAAAAAGTTTTAACAAAACTTAGAACAGTTTCAAACGACATTGATAGATTTTTCTTGTTCACAAGCTTTTGATACATACCTTAACGAAAGTCTCAAGTATTGCCAAGCGTTATCGGCTTTAGGATTCATCGCAAGGGCACGAACATAATAAGGGATTGATTCTTTGTACATCCCCTGTTACATTTAGATATATTACACAATAGCATACCATACTCACGTTAGTTCCAGTCCAAAAACATACATCAAGCATTTACTTCTGATACAAGTTAACAAGAACACGAACCTGATTTGCGTAACTGATCCCCATGTTCGCCCAAGCACGAACGTAATTAGGTTTCAAATCCAGAGCCTGCCAGTAGAAAGACAGAACACGACGGTTAAACAGTAAGAGAAACGATGAGATTTGGAGAAGCTTGGAGTTCTGTGCATCGAAGAGTTTACCTGTTGATAAGCAGATATGGCATCAGCACTCTGAACACTGTTGGCTTGTGTTGCACCAAGCTTATTCCAAAGAGAATAGTCGTTTGGTTTCAACTGTAATGCTGTTTGGAAGGAAGTTATTGCTCTGTCGAATTCTCTAGACAGATTGAAGAGAACACCTAACACTATATGCACATCGGCGTCCTCAGGATTCATCTGAGAAGCTTCAGTGAATAATCTAGCAATCTGTTTATACATGGAAAAGGAATAGTGTTTTTTTCAATACAACTATGAGATGAGATTCAACTGCGGAAAATTTACAAGAGGAATGGCACTTACATCAGCATGGTATAGGGAATCAGCAAGCTCTGGAGGTGCGATTGATCCATACTTTGGGTGATTCCGCAGCCATCCGTATAAGTACTTCAAAGCAGTTGCTTGCTCCAACTCTGAATTTTACAGAGTACAACTTGTTAGTCATCAATCTGATTCCAAAAACGTAAGCAACaagaaaatgttacaaaaacaaacaaatatagcTAGATTTCAGGCACTGACCGTTGGTATGGCTCACACCAAGCGCAAGAAGCACCTCTAGATTTGAGGGATCAGCCTCCTGTGCCCGCATCATTGCAGCTATTGCCTGTAACCACAATATTAACAGATTTTTAGCAACCTCTTCTTTTATTTATGTGCCATGGGTAAATAACGGTTCATGCAAAAAATAATCTGAATAACCTGTTGATCGTCATCGTTCTCTGCGTGTGTGACCCCAAGTAATCTCCAACCTTCAGCATTCTCAGGATTTTTCATAACCTCAGCTTCTAGAGCAAGCGCTGCCTCACTCAGAAGTCCTTTGCGGAACAATTCCTGCCCTTCTTTCATAGGTTCAGGGTGACCCACATAAGGGTTCATGTCAGAGAAGACGTAGACACCACTATTTTGTTTTTCAGCATTTCTTTCCGTCAGAAACCTGAAGAGGCAGAGACGTTGGTTAGATGGACTTAAAAGTCCAAGATGCATGAAACCAAAATGATGTAAAAAGATCAAGGGATGGAATTGGAGAGGGACCATAATATTATTCGATTGTTAAATTTTTGTGAACGCTCAAGCACAACGAAAAAGAGAACTTATTATAGATCAACTAAATAATAATGGACTTACTCATCATAAGCATTTGCCCATGCATCAGCCGAACTCCCACCCGCGGGCCCTTCAGCAAATTCATCTACCCAGTCATCAACATTCAACTTCGAAAACTCATTAACCCATTGGTCCTCAGCCGATTCTTGCTGTCGGTTCGCGGAAGCAAACTCATCAGCCCACTGTTCTGGTCCACGTGCAAGCTACACGcaccaaaatgaaataaaaacttACGTTAAATGCAAGATGGTGGTTGTACTTGCTACCATGTCAGAGACATCATATTCTCTTAAGTAATAAGGAACCATTTCACTGGAAAGAAGTGTACAGAGAAATCTACGCTCCGCCTTTCCACTAcatttcatttctaaaatagaaaatgaagGAGATTGACTACAGCACTAAGCTATGCAAGAAAGGAGTAACACTAAATCAATTTGCACTAGGGTGATATCAGTAGCGAGTAGACCCTAAGCAAAAACATACTTTCTCATTGGCGAATTGATCAGCCCAACTTGGCGGCCCCAGATACTGCTGTTCATATTCAGTCGCCCAGTCCCCTGGGGCTGGTCCAGGCTTGACCTCATTCTCATCCATAATGAGTTCACCGCGGCTCATCTTTGAAACAAATTGAAGGAATCTTGAATTCTGCATTCACCAAACACATTTTGCCAAGCTTTTCAGATAAATCTCAAGAGAGCAGCTCAGCACATCATCCTTAATTGCAAAACATCGCCTCAGAAGTTCTCAGCAGTGGAAATAAGGAAATCAGAACAGCTTGGCATCCAATAGTACAGTTTACTACAAACTTACTTACTGAAACTATCATCACCAACCTGAAATTTCGGATTGCCATCCTGAGACAGTGTATGAGCAAGCTTACGAGTTTGCTCCATTGCAGCTAAATTTTGCATATTCATACTTCTCATTTGGTTTGACATCAGTTGAGATTGACCcttcaaaaaaaatcaagaaaaaaaaggaaaaggatgAGCGCCAACAATTTTCAGAACCTGAAAAAATATGAGAAAGCTAAAGTGCTGTTCAATTAAACGCGAGTCGAACTCTGATGGACTGATAACATCGCAAAGAAAAGTTGCAACAGATTCAGGCATTTGAACAACTATACCCTGGGAACTAGTAAAGCAAAGCCTATACTCAACCAAAAATATGAGTCCTCGATATTCTATTATACTAATTGCAAGCTTGTTAAATATGAGTCTGGTGTGGACATTCAAATAGAACATATCAAACAATTGAAGGAAAATGTACCTGCTCAAACTCGGTGGCCCACCCATTCACACCATGTTGTTGCTCAAAAGAGTTGACCCATGCGTCAGGACCCCCATGATTCATACCATGCTGATGCTGGTCAAATTCGGCTGCCCAACTATCCGCAGGATGTAAACCAGGTTTCGTAACAGCCTGAGACTCATTCCAGTAATCATCTAGCTCCCGAAATCTCCCAGGAATATGACCTCTAGCTTGAATGCCATCATCAATATCTAACGATGACAGTAACGCATTTACCTATAAAAACAACGGAGAACAATATAAGCAGCCAACAAAACTGAGAAAAGGTGCAAAATACACCAAAAGAGAACATAAAAAGCTTAGTCACACCTCGAAAAGGAAGACATAACAAGTAAAACAAGCAATGATTCTCAACAAAATCCCTGAGGCTCATTTTCATTCTAAAACACAATGATGCAGTTACATAAAACTATCAGGCAAGCAGCAAACCTGAGAATTGATAAATTCTTCTCCCCTGTCAGCAAAAAAATGCCGGGCCATTATGCTACTACGATCACGTATACACTGTTTGTCACTCTGTGACAATCCCAGGACAGGGACAGGTGCTGGACGAAAGGGAATGCCACCACGGCTACTCTCAACAAACGAATGCAGAAAGTTAGACAAGACTCTCTGCGGGGGTCCTgcaatgtaaaaacaaaaaaaaaacaaattttaagcAAGCACAAGACACCAAGTCACTTTGACAAATGCAATAAACAATAAACACGAAACAACCATCTGGGAGAATTTAAACGCACAGCAAAGAAGTTGATTCAACTTTGAGTAAACTACTTTATTTCATGTAGCTAATACTTTTCACTGCTTTTCTTCCCACAACTAAAGATGTTTACTTTGCGGACTGAAGATGTTACCATTCATATTCAACATCAAACCCCGTAATATCAAAATCCATTTGTGGTAGAGAGAAATAAGagttaaaatatgataataacaaTGACAAACCTTCAAAAGTGGGCTGGAGAGGAGGCTCATAGATAGGACCCATGGGAGGCATAGGTCCAGCACCACGCTGAACTTCATCCCAAGCAGCACCCAGACCATTCTGATCTACAGAGCGGAAGCCACGGAAGAACTCTGTCCcctgatgataaaaaaaaaggttaatcAGTGccaaatactaaaattatataaaaaaaaaaaagagtagaactTTGAAGAGTATTAATAAAACCTGAGCACCGGGCTGGAGAAGAGGCTGATCCAACTCAGAACCAGGGAGCGAGCTTAAGTGTTGGTCCTGAGAGTAAAACTGTGGCCCAGGACCTGAGCTGGTGGCATTTGGTATCTCCTTGAGCCTCTCCTGCCCCAACCAAAATCAGCAAATCAAAGTCAGA
It contains:
- the LOC130501242 gene encoding peroxisome biogenesis protein 5-like, with product MAMRDLVNGGAACAVPGSSSSSNPLGALTNALLGSSSKTQERLKEIPNATSSGPGPQFYSQDQHLSSLPGSELDQPLLQPGAQGTEFFRGFRSVDQNGLGAAWDEVQRGAGPMPPMGPIYEPPLQPTFEGPPQRVLSNFLHSFVESSRGGIPFRPAPVPVLGLSQSDKQCIRDRSSIMARHFFADRGEEFINSQVNALLSSLDIDDGIQARGHIPGRFRELDDYWNESQAVTKPGLHPADSWAAEFDQHQHGMNHGGPDAWVNSFEQQHGVNGWATEFEQGQSQLMSNQMRSMNMQNLAAMEQTRKLAHTLSQDGNPKFQNSRFLQFVSKMSRGELIMDENEVKPGPAPGDWATEYEQQYLGPPSWADQFANEKLARGPEQWADEFASANRQQESAEDQWVNEFSKLNVDDWVDEFAEGPAGGSSADAWANAYDEFLTERNAEKQNSGVYVFSDMNPYVGHPEPMKEGQELFRKGLLSEAALALEAEVMKNPENAEGWRLLGVTHAENDDDQQAIAAMMRAQEADPSNLEVLLALGVSHTNELEQATALKYLYGWLRNHPKYGSIAPPELADSLYHADIARLFTEASQMNPEDADVHIVLGVLFNLSREFDRAITSFQTALQLKPNDYSLWNKLGATQANSVQSADAISAYQQALDLKPNYVRAWANMGISYANQGMYKESIPYYVRALAMNPKADNAWQYLRLSLSCASRHDLIEACEARNLDLLQKEFPL